The following are encoded in a window of bacterium genomic DNA:
- a CDS encoding Lrp/AsnC ligand binding domain-containing protein, translating to MVSAVVLLKTGPGQARKAAITIRKIKGVREVHVVTGPYDIICTTEAGDMAALADTVISRIQRTAGVTDSLTCLVV from the coding sequence GTGGTTTCAGCGGTGGTGCTGCTCAAGACCGGTCCCGGCCAGGCCCGCAAGGCGGCGATTACCATCCGGAAGATCAAGGGTGTCCGCGAGGTGCACGTCGTCACCGGCCCCTACGATATTATCTGCACGACCGAGGCGGGCGACATGGCGGCGCTCGCCGACACGGTGATTTCCAGGATCCAGCGGACCGCAGGAGTAACCGACTCACTCACCTGTCTGGTCGTCTAG
- a CDS encoding M20/M25/M40 family metallo-hydrolase — protein sequence MCAGDLVAGIAALERARQAVLDDAVAICEVPAPTFHEGERAALVRRLGTGLGLGEGEVDDAGNVVWELPGDPALATVVGSAHLDTVFGMEIRPRVERRGSVLAAPGIGDNSLGVAALIHLADVLRRELAPRGTLVAAANVCEEGLGNLRGMHALWDRYGSHAGIWVVLEGGTFNFVEAAGIGSRRYRITARGPGGHSWQDFGQPSAIHGLARLIAGLSEIELPSGDRTTYNVGVISGGTSVNTIAAEASCLLDLRSESRQCLAQIESQVRLLADAAAAAAGISLDFELVGDRAGGRLPSEHWLVRLVESCAAEAGEEIQWQAGSTDANVPLSHGAPAVCLGIGRGRGVHTVQEEVDTAPVGSALEIAYRLIAASLQRKSEHV from the coding sequence ATGTGCGCAGGTGATCTGGTCGCGGGAATCGCGGCGCTTGAACGGGCTCGCCAGGCCGTGCTGGACGACGCGGTGGCGATCTGTGAGGTGCCCGCCCCCACCTTTCACGAGGGCGAGCGGGCCGCGCTTGTGCGCCGCCTCGGCACCGGCCTGGGGCTCGGCGAGGGAGAGGTGGACGATGCGGGCAATGTTGTCTGGGAGTTGCCCGGTGATCCTGCGCTGGCCACTGTTGTGGGCAGCGCACACCTGGACACTGTCTTCGGCATGGAGATCCGGCCGCGCGTCGAGCGCCGCGGCAGCGTCCTGGCCGCCCCTGGCATCGGCGATAACAGTCTGGGGGTTGCGGCGCTGATACACCTGGCCGACGTCCTGCGGCGGGAGCTGGCTCCCCGAGGCACGCTCGTGGCAGCGGCCAACGTGTGCGAGGAAGGCCTGGGGAACCTGCGCGGCATGCATGCGTTGTGGGATCGCTACGGCTCACACGCTGGGATCTGGGTGGTACTAGAAGGCGGAACCTTCAACTTCGTGGAGGCGGCGGGGATCGGTTCACGGCGCTACCGCATCACCGCGCGGGGGCCCGGCGGCCACTCCTGGCAGGATTTCGGGCAGCCCAGCGCGATCCACGGCCTGGCCCGCTTGATCGCGGGGTTGTCGGAGATCGAACTCCCGTCCGGCGATCGGACGACGTACAACGTGGGGGTGATCTCCGGCGGGACCTCTGTGAACACCATCGCAGCCGAGGCATCCTGCCTGCTCGATCTGAGGTCGGAGAGCCGGCAGTGCCTGGCACAGATCGAGTCCCAGGTTCGCCTACTCGCGGACGCCGCTGCCGCTGCCGCGGGGATCTCCCTCGATTTCGAGCTCGTGGGCGACAGGGCCGGCGGAAGACTCCCATCAGAGCACTGGCTCGTCAGGTTGGTTGAGTCCTGTGCCGCGGAGGCGGGTGAGGAGATTCAGTGGCAGGCGGGCAGCACCGACGCCAACGTGCCGCTCAGCCATGGGGCGCCGGCCGTCTGCCTTGGGATAGGTCGGGGTCGGGGCGTCCACACGGTGCAAGAGGAAGTGGATACCGCTCCGGTCGGGTCGGCCCTCGAGATTGCCTACCGCTTGATCGCCGCGTCGCTGCAGAGGAAGTCCGAGCACGTCTAG
- a CDS encoding S8 family peptidase, with product MILRRVSLLVAVVLVTAACGGGVPGVTPPTPTPTPTPSTGTVTGMVSVAATGTGAPSAAVPALPLRTRLDRPVYVPNQLMVKFRPGVAAAVATSLHAQAGGAVLRTIERLDVQVVRLGPGVAAAAAMAAYRASGLVEYVEQDAYAYRTVTPTDPMYGSQWHYPQIGLPAAWDITTGGPVIVAVLDTGIRFNHPDLIGVTVLGSGPVTDFVSDLDNGDGDGRDNDPTDPGCPGLPAIQSHGTHVAGTVAARTNNGEGVAGVNWGGVSATKIMPLRVLGGCGSGTFADIIDAIIYAAERGAKVINMSLGGSPGNYPTVDSAITYARNAGATLVAAAGNDYCGPVLYPAQNLNVIAVAATTNTNERARYSNCGPEIDVAAPGGGTASPPPATGPGVLSATWSPNLGNTYLSFQGTSMATPHVAGLVALMISRGITGPATIQSVLESTATDLGPAGKDTQFGSGLVNAAAAVSGGAATTQMRAFSGVISGSAITQQSNTAYVQPSGAFTITNAQTGTKSVFVWQDFNANNLVDTGDYYGVTPNVAITPGATTPIGAVTVQRYTGAPISVAAVPMAVAGTRYQGTDGSSDPRRRRG from the coding sequence TTGATTCTGCGCCGCGTTAGTCTTCTTGTAGCCGTTGTGCTTGTCACCGCCGCGTGCGGCGGCGGTGTGCCCGGGGTAACCCCGCCAACGCCCACACCTACCCCGACGCCGTCCACCGGTACCGTTACGGGAATGGTGAGCGTGGCGGCCACCGGAACCGGTGCGCCCTCTGCCGCTGTGCCCGCGCTTCCGCTGCGGACCAGGCTCGACCGGCCCGTGTATGTGCCCAATCAACTCATGGTGAAGTTCAGGCCAGGGGTCGCGGCCGCGGTTGCCACCAGTCTGCACGCGCAGGCGGGCGGGGCGGTCTTGCGGACCATCGAGCGGCTGGACGTGCAGGTTGTGCGCCTGGGGCCGGGGGTTGCGGCTGCCGCGGCCATGGCCGCCTACCGCGCGTCCGGCCTGGTTGAGTATGTCGAGCAGGACGCCTATGCCTACAGGACGGTGACGCCCACCGATCCCATGTACGGCTCCCAGTGGCACTATCCGCAGATCGGATTGCCGGCGGCCTGGGACATCACCACCGGTGGTCCGGTGATCGTGGCGGTGCTCGACACAGGGATCCGGTTCAATCATCCGGACCTCATTGGTGTGACGGTCCTCGGATCCGGCCCCGTGACCGACTTCGTGTCAGACTTGGACAACGGCGACGGCGACGGCAGGGATAATGATCCAACCGATCCCGGGTGCCCGGGTCTTCCCGCTATCCAGAGCCACGGGACGCACGTTGCGGGTACCGTCGCGGCCCGCACCAACAACGGCGAGGGCGTGGCCGGCGTGAACTGGGGCGGTGTCTCGGCGACGAAGATCATGCCGCTGCGAGTACTCGGTGGGTGCGGCTCAGGCACATTCGCTGACATCATCGATGCCATCATCTACGCCGCCGAGCGTGGGGCAAAGGTCATCAATATGAGCCTGGGGGGCTCCCCGGGCAACTACCCCACCGTTGATAGCGCGATCACATACGCGCGGAATGCTGGTGCTACGCTGGTGGCGGCCGCGGGCAACGACTACTGCGGCCCGGTTCTATACCCGGCGCAGAACTTGAACGTCATCGCGGTGGCGGCCACGACGAACACGAACGAGCGCGCGCGGTACTCAAACTGCGGGCCGGAGATAGATGTGGCCGCCCCCGGAGGTGGTACCGCCTCACCGCCGCCGGCGACTGGCCCCGGCGTGCTCAGCGCCACCTGGAGCCCGAACCTGGGCAACACGTACCTGAGTTTCCAGGGCACCTCGATGGCAACACCCCACGTGGCCGGTCTGGTCGCGTTGATGATATCGCGCGGCATCACCGGCCCGGCGACGATCCAGTCCGTGCTGGAGAGCACCGCCACCGACCTAGGTCCTGCGGGTAAGGACACGCAGTTTGGTTCCGGTCTGGTCAACGCAGCCGCCGCGGTGAGCGGCGGCGCGGCGACCACACAGATGCGCGCCTTCTCCGGTGTGATAAGTGGGTCGGCCATCACCCAGCAGAGCAACACCGCGTACGTGCAGCCCAGCGGCGCGTTCACGATCACCAACGCCCAGACCGGCACGAAGTCCGTGTTTGTCTGGCAGGACTTCAACGCCAACAACCTGGTGGACACAGGGGACTACTACGGGGTGACTCCCAACGTGGCCATCACCCCCGGCGCCACGACTCCCATCGGGGCTGTGACGGTCCAGCGGTACACCGGGGCGCCCATCTCCGTGGCTGCCGTGCCCATGGCCGTGGCAGGAACCAGGTACCAGGGCACTGACGGTTCATCCGATCCGAGGCGGAGGCGGGGCTAG
- a CDS encoding HigA family addiction module antitoxin: protein MLMHNPPHPGAILRELCLEPLSLSVTEAARALGVSRKTLSSLLNGRAGVSPEMAIRLSIAFGTSAESWMNQQAMFDLSQAERHRNKLKVRRLSAA, encoded by the coding sequence ATGTTGATGCACAACCCTCCACATCCTGGAGCGATCCTTCGCGAGCTGTGCCTGGAACCTCTGAGCCTGAGCGTCACGGAGGCTGCCCGGGCGCTTGGGGTGAGCCGCAAGACGCTCTCCAGTCTCCTGAACGGCCGTGCCGGCGTCAGCCCCGAGATGGCCATTCGTCTTTCCATTGCCTTCGGCACGTCCGCCGAGAGCTGGATGAACCAGCAGGCCATGTTCGATCTGTCGCAGGCCGAGCGGCATAGGAACAAGCTCAAGGTCAGGCGGCTCTCCGCGGCGTAA
- a CDS encoding LptA/OstA family protein — protein sequence MNAHRVAVLVALAAAAAAGTAVWLAHSPGPAVPEPAQQPAVRMSGAQIVLRQQGEKQAEITADRVEVSGDQRTTTFTGRPSAVIHLNGVPALTATGGRIVLDRQDGSVRIKGGLRITTVRGETLSAPEAAWNPSTQVIELTGGVTASANLLPAALLPTAGPSSTPQPGSDIPGRLRAERVRYDARAKVVVASGNVVLTLGEVEIQSDALRLEQISQVAVAEGRVSVQRRDQRLTAAAVRYEMRTETADASGGVVLVQKDTTIRAPQMRFDLRGEVTTASGGVEASQGGTTMTAASLRHEARTGEVASEGGVTLTQPGSRVTGGRMQANLLTMRADVREDATLIRQDITVTAPRIVFRWDNNEAEAEGGVVVRQPGRTAWADRMTYSEPADRAVLTGRVVVEQPSGEGLVRLTCNRMVMTLRDKNITAEGQVRVVQKDRWATGDRGTYTDATRILVVTGNVRMQEADGTRLKADRAVISLADETFEAEGNVETEFVIRPSPTRKP from the coding sequence GTGAACGCGCACCGGGTGGCGGTGCTGGTTGCCCTTGCCGCGGCAGCAGCGGCGGGCACCGCGGTGTGGCTGGCCCATTCACCCGGCCCGGCGGTCCCTGAGCCGGCACAGCAGCCAGCGGTGCGCATGTCTGGGGCGCAGATCGTGCTGCGCCAGCAGGGGGAGAAGCAGGCGGAGATCACCGCCGATCGCGTTGAGGTCAGCGGTGACCAGCGCACCACCACCTTTACCGGGCGGCCCAGCGCGGTGATCCACCTGAACGGCGTGCCCGCCCTGACCGCCACAGGAGGCCGTATCGTGCTCGACCGTCAGGACGGTTCGGTGCGCATCAAGGGCGGCCTGCGCATCACAACCGTGCGGGGTGAGACCCTGTCGGCGCCGGAGGCGGCGTGGAATCCCTCAACGCAGGTGATCGAGCTGACCGGCGGTGTGACGGCGTCGGCAAACCTCCTGCCCGCTGCCCTCCTGCCCACGGCCGGTCCATCTTCCACTCCGCAGCCCGGCTCCGACATCCCAGGGCGCCTGCGGGCCGAGCGCGTCCGGTACGATGCGCGCGCTAAGGTGGTGGTTGCCTCGGGCAACGTTGTGCTGACCCTGGGCGAGGTCGAAATCCAATCCGACGCTCTGCGGCTGGAGCAGATCTCCCAGGTGGCCGTCGCCGAGGGCCGGGTGAGCGTGCAGCGGCGGGATCAGCGGCTTACCGCAGCCGCCGTGCGATATGAGATGCGCACTGAGACCGCTGATGCGTCAGGCGGCGTGGTACTTGTCCAGAAAGACACGACGATAAGAGCACCGCAGATGCGCTTCGACCTCAGGGGGGAGGTCACGACCGCCTCCGGGGGCGTGGAAGCGTCGCAAGGCGGCACCACGATGACCGCCGCCTCGCTGCGCCACGAGGCCAGAACAGGTGAGGTTGCATCCGAGGGTGGCGTGACGCTGACGCAGCCCGGGAGCCGGGTGACCGGGGGCCGGATGCAGGCCAACCTGCTCACCATGCGCGCGGACGTGCGCGAGGATGCCACGCTGATCCGCCAGGATATCACCGTTACCGCCCCGCGCATCGTCTTCCGATGGGACAACAACGAGGCCGAGGCCGAGGGCGGAGTCGTCGTCCGCCAGCCCGGCCGGACGGCCTGGGCCGACCGGATGACCTACTCCGAGCCCGCAGACCGGGCGGTACTGACCGGTCGTGTCGTTGTCGAGCAGCCGAGCGGCGAAGGGCTGGTGAGACTCACCTGCAACCGGATGGTAATGACGCTGCGGGACAAGAACATCACCGCCGAGGGCCAGGTGCGGGTGGTCCAGAAGGATCGGTGGGCGACCGGGGACCGGGGAACCTATACCGACGCAACACGGATACTCGTGGTTACCGGCAACGTGCGCATGCAGGAAGCGGACGGCACACGTCTGAAGGCCGACCGGGCGGTCATCTCTCTGGCCGACGAGACTTTCGAGGCAGAAGGGAACGTGGAAACCGAGTTCGTCATCCGTCCCAGCCCGACCAGGAAACCGTGA
- the rpoZ gene encoding DNA-directed RNA polymerase subunit omega — translation MIKPPLEELLEHVESKYSLVIIAAKRARQLKDGVLPLVDVDSANPVSIALEEIATGRVRAADAPHSLDR, via the coding sequence TTGATCAAGCCCCCCCTGGAAGAACTGCTTGAGCACGTGGAGAGCAAGTATAGTCTCGTCATCATCGCGGCGAAGCGCGCCCGCCAGTTGAAGGACGGCGTGCTGCCGCTGGTGGACGTGGACAGCGCGAACCCGGTCAGCATTGCGCTGGAGGAGATCGCCACCGGCCGGGTGCGGGCGGCGGACGCGCCCCACTCCCTGGACCGCTAG
- a CDS encoding EamA family transporter: MLMLVTIWGLNFPIVKSAFTELPPFAFNGLRFAGAAVLLLVVLRRLEGPQRIPPSDLPGLALLGLLGHAGYQTLFMAGLARTTAGHSSLILALVPLFVGVLGVAVGLERPSPRMWAGLVIAFVGVFVLITGRGGLPSEGGSVVGDLLTLSASLCWAAYTVLSRPFLRKMSALRLTTVTLILGLPVILASAIPGLIRVDWSAVSLRSWASLSFSAVFAVVIGYVIWYTSVQAFGSARTAAFSYLIPVVALISAWALLGEPLGALQVLGGSVVLFGVWIARREVVADVRR, from the coding sequence ATGCTCATGCTCGTTACAATCTGGGGACTCAACTTTCCGATTGTGAAGAGCGCGTTTACCGAACTGCCCCCGTTCGCTTTCAACGGGCTGAGGTTCGCCGGCGCCGCGGTGTTGCTACTGGTCGTTCTCCGCCGCCTGGAAGGACCGCAACGCATCCCGCCCTCGGACCTCCCCGGGCTCGCGCTGCTGGGACTGCTGGGCCACGCGGGCTACCAGACGCTGTTCATGGCCGGTCTTGCCCGCACAACCGCGGGCCATTCATCGTTGATCCTGGCGCTGGTGCCGCTGTTCGTGGGCGTGCTCGGCGTGGCGGTGGGCCTTGAACGGCCGTCGCCCCGCATGTGGGCAGGGCTTGTCATAGCGTTTGTCGGCGTGTTCGTGCTCATTACGGGCCGCGGCGGCCTCCCATCCGAGGGCGGTTCCGTGGTGGGCGACCTGCTTACTCTCTCCGCATCGCTGTGTTGGGCGGCGTACACGGTGCTGTCCCGACCTTTCCTACGAAAGATGTCGGCGCTGCGACTTACCACGGTGACGCTCATCCTCGGCCTGCCGGTCATCCTCGCCTCGGCGATTCCGGGTCTGATCCGCGTGGACTGGTCGGCCGTCAGCCTGCGCTCGTGGGCCTCGCTCTCCTTCTCGGCGGTCTTTGCGGTGGTGATCGGCTACGTGATCTGGTACACCTCGGTGCAGGCGTTTGGCAGCGCGCGCACAGCGGCCTTCTCCTATTTGATTCCGGTCGTTGCGCTGATCTCGGCCTGGGCGCTCCTGGGGGAGCCGCTGGGCGCGCTGCAGGTTCTTGGGGGAAGCGTGGTGCTGTTCGGTGTGTGGATTGCCAGGAGGGAGGTAGTCGCAGATGTGCGCAGGTGA
- a CDS encoding type IV pilus twitching motility protein PilT — MTMDSLLRTVVERRASDLHVKAGTPPTLRIDGRLEPAHDERLSVEKVKGLIAEILTSAQLEEFHRQLELDLAYSLPGVSRFRVNIYMQRGGVGAAIRTIPAAVPTIEQMGLPKILTHLASLPRGLVLVTGPTGCGKSTTLASIVNHINRTRSCHVVTIEDPIEYLHHDDKCLITQREVGADTHSFTEALRHVLRQDPDVILIGEMRDHETISTAITAAETGHLVLATLHTVNAPQTVDRIVDVFPPHQQPQVRMQLSVAIEGVLSQTLLPRREGHGRIAAVEVMVGTPAIRNLIREGKTHQIPSTIQSGIKDGMQTLNQALRQLVKQHLVTYEVAMAHTSNPQELAQLCGRDGLAAASF; from the coding sequence ATGACAATGGATTCTCTTCTGCGCACGGTTGTGGAACGCCGTGCGTCGGATCTCCACGTCAAGGCCGGTACCCCCCCGACGCTGCGCATTGACGGCAGGCTGGAACCGGCCCATGACGAGCGCCTCTCGGTGGAGAAGGTCAAAGGGCTCATCGCCGAGATCCTCACGTCCGCACAGCTCGAGGAGTTCCACCGGCAACTGGAGCTGGACCTGGCCTACAGCCTGCCCGGCGTATCGCGCTTCCGCGTCAACATCTACATGCAGCGGGGCGGCGTCGGCGCCGCGATCAGGACGATCCCGGCCGCGGTGCCGACGATTGAGCAGATGGGACTGCCCAAGATCCTCACGCACCTCGCCTCGCTGCCACGGGGGCTCGTGCTCGTCACAGGGCCGACCGGTTGCGGCAAATCCACCACGCTGGCGTCCATCGTAAACCACATCAACCGTACTCGGTCCTGCCACGTGGTGACGATCGAGGATCCGATCGAGTACCTACATCACGACGATAAGTGCCTCATAACCCAGCGCGAGGTCGGCGCGGACACGCACTCGTTCACCGAGGCCCTTCGTCACGTGCTTCGCCAGGACCCCGACGTGATTCTGATCGGAGAGATGAGGGACCACGAGACGATCTCCACCGCGATCACCGCAGCCGAGACCGGCCACCTGGTTTTGGCCACGCTGCACACGGTCAACGCCCCGCAGACGGTGGACAGGATCGTGGACGTCTTCCCACCGCACCAGCAGCCGCAGGTCCGGATGCAGCTATCGGTGGCCATCGAGGGCGTGCTCTCCCAGACACTGCTTCCGCGCCGTGAGGGGCACGGTCGTATAGCGGCGGTGGAGGTCATGGTGGGAACGCCGGCGATTCGCAACCTCATACGCGAGGGCAAGACCCACCAGATTCCTTCCACCATACAGTCGGGCATCAAGGATGGAATGCAGACGCTCAACCAGGCACTCCGGCAACTGGTGAAACAGCACCTTGTGACCTATGAGGTCGCCATGGCCCATACGAGCAACCCGCAGGAGCTGGCCCAGCTCTGCGGCCGCGACGGCCTGGCAGCCGCATCTTTCTGA
- a CDS encoding LptF/LptG family permease encodes MRIADRYIARELLPPFLLGVGGFLVILVGDILYTLADYIVAGTATPDVILRLLGYKLPAIMVITFPVATLFGTLLGLGRLARDHELQAMRLMGTSLVRAFAPVLAFGALIMGLTFLTNEVVSPWANHRANNLIRTTLFGAAFPQVREQVFLRGPGNRFLYVHRVDRDARVLRNVMIYEAEGPLPRLITAREATWSAKTWTLLHGVAREVGPDGFTAYEAGFASMEINVGLDAGEFLTGQRTPEEMTFRELKSQSEMFESGLSPRVAVEFHRKLAVPAASVIFALVAAPLSLQSARGGRFVGVGLSIALLFTYYSVMSVARAFGSSGALSPLLSAWAPNLLFLAAGVLLIAKEEGWFRMLVPRRRGRGAGAQL; translated from the coding sequence ATGCGAATCGCCGACAGGTACATCGCGAGGGAACTCCTCCCACCGTTCCTGCTGGGGGTTGGGGGGTTCTTGGTTATTCTGGTTGGCGACATTCTCTACACGCTCGCCGACTACATCGTCGCGGGCACTGCCACGCCCGACGTCATCCTGCGGCTGCTTGGCTACAAGCTTCCCGCGATCATGGTGATCACTTTCCCGGTCGCGACCCTTTTTGGGACGCTCCTGGGGTTGGGACGGCTGGCAAGGGACCACGAACTCCAGGCGATGCGGCTGATGGGTACGAGCCTGGTGCGGGCGTTCGCGCCGGTACTGGCGTTTGGGGCGCTGATCATGGGGCTGACGTTCCTGACGAACGAGGTGGTCTCGCCCTGGGCCAACCACAGGGCAAACAACCTGATCAGGACGACGCTCTTTGGCGCGGCCTTCCCGCAGGTGCGCGAGCAGGTGTTCCTGCGGGGTCCCGGCAACCGGTTCCTATACGTCCACAGGGTGGACCGGGATGCGCGGGTGCTGCGCAACGTGATGATCTACGAGGCAGAAGGGCCGCTGCCCCGCCTCATTACCGCGCGGGAAGCCACATGGTCTGCTAAGACGTGGACGCTCCTCCACGGCGTGGCGCGGGAGGTGGGCCCAGACGGGTTCACGGCGTATGAGGCCGGGTTCGCGTCCATGGAGATCAACGTGGGGCTTGACGCCGGGGAGTTCCTGACCGGTCAGCGCACGCCGGAAGAGATGACGTTCCGTGAGTTGAAGTCCCAGTCGGAGATGTTCGAGTCAGGGCTCTCGCCCCGGGTGGCGGTGGAGTTCCATCGCAAACTGGCCGTCCCTGCCGCCAGCGTGATATTCGCCCTGGTGGCGGCGCCGCTCAGCCTGCAGTCGGCCCGGGGCGGACGGTTTGTCGGAGTGGGGCTCAGCATCGCACTGCTCTTCACCTACTACTCGGTCATGTCCGTCGCGCGCGCGTTCGGTTCCTCCGGCGCGCTTTCACCGTTGCTATCGGCGTGGGCGCCCAACCTGCTATTCCTGGCCGCGGGGGTCTTGCTCATCGCGAAGGAAGAGGGCTGGTTTCGGATGCTGGTGCCCCGGCGACGCGGGCGGGGCGCGGGAGCGCAGCTGTGA
- a CDS encoding BsuPI-related putative proteinase inhibitor, whose amino-acid sequence MYGLIAVCLLLLALFGGAAPSTAERTAGDLRVELSTASAAHAPGAPVQISMRVTNLASSPVVLTASSAQEYDFFVRQRSALIWQWSHDRAFAQVIREMTLAPGQTRSYSVAWDQRDLQGRRVDAGTYEVSAIFLGAQRPGPASAEVGPVRITIGP is encoded by the coding sequence ATGTACGGACTGATTGCCGTGTGCCTGCTGCTCCTAGCGCTGTTCGGTGGCGCGGCGCCGTCGACCGCAGAGCGGACCGCCGGGGATCTCCGGGTTGAGTTGAGCACCGCAAGCGCGGCCCACGCGCCCGGCGCGCCCGTGCAGATAAGCATGCGGGTCACGAATCTCGCGTCCTCGCCCGTGGTGCTCACCGCTTCCAGCGCGCAGGAGTACGACTTCTTCGTGCGGCAGCGCAGTGCGCTGATCTGGCAGTGGTCGCACGACAGGGCATTCGCCCAGGTGATTCGCGAGATGACGCTGGCTCCCGGACAGACGCGTTCTTACTCCGTCGCGTGGGACCAGCGCGATCTGCAGGGGCGTCGCGTGGATGCCGGGACCTACGAGGTTTCTGCGATCTTCCTGGGCGCACAGCGCCCAGGTCCTGCAAGCGCTGAGGTGGGGCCGGTTCGGATCACGATCGGTCCCTAG
- a CDS encoding DinB family protein, with protein sequence MQPQTMYEYLVQARRRLFDWIRSLTKEQYEREFPYGLKTIHATLLHTAGAEWAYSHRLAGQQVTAADNPYTAEKTRSFAELETAWSAMADGTRAALAQVSSWDEPVAYRIYPQGPGSPAVRITTTRAGVMAQLVLHEVHHRSLVMSMLKQMGVAAQNLDYSVLMFAREQEPA encoded by the coding sequence ATGCAACCGCAGACGATGTACGAGTACTTAGTGCAGGCCCGCCGGCGGCTTTTCGACTGGATTCGGTCGCTGACAAAGGAGCAGTACGAACGCGAGTTCCCCTACGGCCTCAAGACAATCCATGCCACGTTGCTTCACACCGCCGGCGCCGAATGGGCATACTCCCACCGACTGGCGGGGCAGCAGGTGACGGCGGCCGACAACCCCTACACCGCGGAGAAGACTCGTTCGTTTGCCGAACTCGAGACCGCCTGGTCTGCTATGGCCGATGGGACTCGTGCTGCCCTGGCGCAGGTCTCCTCATGGGACGAGCCGGTGGCGTACCGCATCTACCCGCAGGGACCCGGCAGCCCGGCGGTCCGGATAACCACGACCCGGGCAGGGGTGATGGCGCAGCTCGTCCTGCACGAGGTGCACCACCGTTCGCTGGTGATGTCTATGCTGAAGCAGATGGGAGTGGCGGCGCAGAATCTGGATTACTCCGTGTTGATGTTCGCGCGCGAGCAGGAACCCGCCTAG